From the genome of Glycine soja cultivar W05 chromosome 14, ASM419377v2, whole genome shotgun sequence:
ATAATTGGTCAGTAAAATGTAGATTTATACTTTATTGGGAGGAGAAACAATATTGTTGTTATTTCAGGTGGAATGTTGAAAACATTGTGATAAGCACATCTTAGTCCAATGATCACAACTGCTCTTGGGGAGGAATGCCGAATGTCATGATAAAAACCAAGACATTGAGAGAATgtgatggtttttttttattaggtttaaatttatattctaatGTTGGAGTCTTAACAGTTGATATATAAGTGAGAATAATGAGTTAAGCTATTTGAGTTTTGAAAATGTACTTTTCTCCAAAATTTGTCTAAAAAAACACATCATTTTGAATATAtacatttgattaaaaaaattgtttttaattcaattttcatgttcactaataatttaaaagtattgtattgttttaatatatttaatgattatgcataaaataattttatattatcatttaatcataaattaaaatatatacaagataATTTGTGTAAATTGATTTATATTATAGGTGTACATCATTTTTTTCACTTGTGttgacttaaaaaatatataggtaATATTGTaaggataaaagaaatattttttaaaaatctttcatttttcccatcaaacattaatttttataaagagatatgtataaagtttaattaaCTTGATTTAACCCATGCGTAAGTTATTATAAgctctttattatttttctttaatttctactTACAAACAAAATTAACCAAACTAGTGTTATTCAAAATTGTTGGAGTTTCCCATAATTTGGCTACGTGCCACTAACGCTTATTCGTTCATTTTTAATAGGctcgaaataataataaactagaGCATATATAAACCTGTCTAGAACATATGAACAAAAATGGGACCCTTCAGAAAGGATGACATGTTTGCTAAAATATCTCCACACACCCTGAAACATAAGCTTATCCCAATATCCCAAACACCAACACACAGGGAACAATATGGGGTGCCTCCACCTCCAACCTTCACTGCTTCCTTTTCCTTTGCATGCAAAATTCAAACCGCAGTTACATCATATGAGGCACACCACCAAACTATTTTGGCTTACTACTCACCAACCTCCACGTGGCCAGCACTTACCTTCAGCAAGTCCACTAAGTACCAAGGCACTTCCACATTTAGTGGTTGTTGCCCCAGCCCAATCCGGTGACTTGTCCACCTTGCTCCCAATAAGGTCCAATCTCTTTCTTTCCCCTTTTTGCAGTGATCGGAGAAAAGTTACTTACTAATATTATAATGTCTAGCacatagctaaaattcattaaaaattaatatatattttttaagtctgACTTCTTATTCAATAAATTTGGGAGTTAGAAAAGAGGgtatactaaaaaaaaactgtattgCTAGCACCCCTCTTGTTTATTTGATATTTCATGATTATTATAATTGAATTTGACACTAGGCTCAGGCTATATAACAACCTTTTACTCCAAAATGGAGTTTAGTGTGATCTTTAAAGTCTAGAAGTTAACTCAAGATTTCTTTATGTATTGCAGTGCAGTGCTTCTATCGGCATACTTCATAGCAAATTTTGTCGTGCCAGGTTTCTTTACCAACTCTTTCGGATATGATAAGTCATCAAACGAAGAGCAGAAGGTTGACGATGTAAATGCAATAGAAGATGAATAGATAGTCAAGGAAGGTCACGAAGGAAGAAACAGGACTACGTAAACGTGAGAACTGAGCTCATGATGGTTGAAGCGCTACTGCATGGGTCTTTTGTATCTTTAGTTCGCATTTagattataataaaaacatccaAGTGTCATTTCTGTTGCTCATTAGTATTAGGTATTCTAGACTTGGTAGCGATTACAATCTCATGAAACCAAATTGTTCCTGCCCTTGACTCAAGTGGGGTTACTACTaccccaaaaaaaaatgttagttaaCCTCTTGTGAGTATAGTCTTTATTTAACAAAAGATTAATAGATTATTGTTTGATATTTAATAATACGAGTTCTTTGTACTAAAGAAATTTGCCATCAATGATTATGTTTATGTTAATGTTAGTATAGAAATACTTGCAAGTGCATCATGATCATACCATTAACGTAAAGAGTTGTATTATTCATGAAACATTTGTTATGACAATATTTTCCCCcttattttctcttcccttcctAACTCTTTTCCAACAATATTCATGTCCAAATACAATTTCTCAAACATAAATTCACTGTGTTAATATATGAATTTCTGTCAGACAGTGACTAAACTACCCAAAAGCAagcattactatttttttttttttttatcattacaagcattattattttatatctattaggatatatttttttaatgttttattattattattattattaatttttaccgAGAACTTATGTCAACCATGACCGAATTCCTACAGAGTTGCAAGCTTGAGGAGTATCTCAAAGGATCTCCAACACCCGAGCAGATTGCAAGTATTGGCACAGAGTGAACACATAAAATGTTTACTAAAGGCccgaaaattatattttcaattccctcaaataaaaaagaatgaagtattaattaaaatttctacaGAATACAACCACCAAGTATTTGGCAAAAGAATAGAGAAAATTTACAGTTATCTGCAGGGGGAGGGGGAACCCAAAAATATTGCTTATCCTCAATAAACAGTGGAAGATGAAATTTGTCTAAACAACTGGCCAACCAGTATCGATAGAAGATTTCTCAGAAGGAGATGGGGATCCAGACTTGGGAGGCTTCTTTCCAAACAAAGATGACTTGCTGTCAAAGAAACTGGAGAATGATTGCCGACCTGACTTTTCTTCGTCGTTTGTCTGATCTTTTGAGACAGACTTCCTCAATAGTTTATCTTTGCCTCCAAAGATAAGGCTAAGCCTCTTAAACGGGCTCCTTGGTTCACCGGTAACTGTAGTTGATTCCTCTGTCTGCTTAATCATTTTTAGAGCTTCTTCAGGATTCAATAACATTTTCTCCACTGTTTCATATACCTACACAGGAATACAAACATTAAATTCTCTATTGAATGATGTTATTAACAATTAGTTGCAGATATGAATCAACTACCAAGAGTTTTATTATCAATTTACATTTCCAGGGGAATGATTTTTCATCCCCATGCTTAAGAAGTAGGGTTATCTTGCACAACGAGCttgtatgtttaaaaaaaaaaaaaccagcaAACCGAATAGTTCTGGAAGGTAGGCTAGGTAAAAGTTACAAATTTCACGCATTGTGATAGTCTTGGAGTGATCCTTTTTCTTCAGGACTCTGCTTGTGAGTTTATTTATACAATGAATGGTTGTTCAAATACGAggataaagaaataaatttctCGACTGGATTACATGTCATATTGGCCATGTATTTCATTTAGGTATTAATCAATAGAGAGGCTTCACAAGGATTCAAGGAGATGCTATATAACTTCATAAGTCACTTAGTCTTGGAGTACCCACCTGGACGAGACCATCAACTTTCTCATTCAATTTGTTGTTTTGACAAGCAGTAATTATGTACTCCTTGCAGTCATAGAATAACTTCGAGAAGTCACTGTTACCAGACAGCATAGGTTCGGCAATTCCAAATCCTAAACCAAGCTATATAATCAAAACCAAAGGTTATGATTAGAAAGGTATAGAAATGGTATAAGCATCAGTACATATCAATCAAATCGAGTCAACTTATACGAAGATGAAAGAACAGGCAGAGTTTCTATCAAGAAACTTTACAAAATTACAGGATTATATAATAGGATAATTTATCAATTAAGCAACATTTTGGAACAAAATACtttatgttatttaaaaattctgaaataatataaagttaagaataattatatttcttttcaataaaaattggtGCATAAAAGAGAAAATGCTTTAATCTTCATAAAATTTAACAGCAATGCTACTGAATTCTGTATGGAAAGGAGTTTTACTAAATGcctgttttacattttttattaggaAAAAAGGACAAAGAtgtttaaaaatgtatttaatttacAGTACACTGCCTCCAGTGAAGGCTATCAATTTTCTTGAATGACACAAGATATTACTATTAGTCCTATGTAACAGGAAGAACATCCCCCATCCTTACAACAGCAAAAGCCTTATCCCCCCTTCTTaaacagaaaaatattaaaagtaataCATTTCATCTCCTTTATACGGGCAGATGATAAGTATGTTTGCAcagtttccattttttttccctttcactTTCTCAAGACCAAAAATTTTGACCTAGGACCCCCATAACCAGACATCACATTGGAGATTTAAATACTCCAGTTTGAGCCAGGTTAAAACACAAAAGTTGAAGAATTTATACTAACAAATGCTTTATTGGTGGTTGGAGCCAGCTCAAAACACACAAATTGAAGTATTTTTAGACTAACAAGTGCTTTAGAagtgttataaatattttttaaataattaacattgaTACAGATTATGGATAATGAAGGGCATTTTTATCAGTTAAGGGCAgatattttagataaattatgCACTGAATGCTATTGGAAATTTCATAAATAGCATATTATGCAGTTTTAAACTTTTCCTGGTCTACTATCAATGctcatttcatttttaactttataCTGATTATGGATTAATGGGAATGCCCTTCATGATCCATAATCCATAAGGTTATTGTCTACACATGCCCTTCTCTACCAAACACACACATAAGGTTATTGTCTACTGATTATGGATTATCGGGAATGTCTGGATTGTGAAACTGCAAGTGTGCATGTGTTAAAGAATAATCCTATGCTACCTAGAGTCCTTTGAAATCCAGCATGTGTAACATCTTGCTGCATTGTATAGTAGAGCTCTAGGGAGATTTTGGGAATGGACATGTGGAGGCGACCAATTGCCTTGTATGTTCGTATAAAATTCTTTCAATCACCAGCATAGATAACAAGTTGCCTTATACTAGAGCTCTAGGCAGGTTTTGTTAAGGGACGTGTGGACATGCCCAACCAGCAGGCCAATCTAATAATTCTAAACTCGCAAAAAATGCCTAGAGCCTAGATGTCAATACATTTTTCTCCTATGACATGCATTACAGGAAAATAGTTTAGTTCTTGATTGGTACCTTCATGATTCAAGTCTATTACTATATATTCTACAATCTGCTTTAGATTCAGCACCAAACtccaaaaaataagaaaatacaattttcaaataaaaaattaattaatatacatCACTTATGAGTTATAATATTAATGCTTCAGTGATCCATTATGTAATGACAAATGACAACTGTCTATACACAACAAAATTAATCAGTgtgataaaaagataaaataaagaacttactaaagaaacaaacagctGTCCAAAAAGATCAGATGGATGCATTTCTTCAAATGCATTGAGGATGCCCTCCCTATAAATGAATGCAACATGGGATTCAAGAGATGGCTTTAGggttgaaatatataaattaatgcaAAAAATCTTCATCACCAACTTACACTGCCAAATCCTCATCAAACAGAGGCGCCTGCTTAACAGCAGGTACTGGTTTGGATGTTTCCCACAATTCACGCCATAAATTACCTACAATTCGGATAGTTTAATAATATGAAATCAGAAGAAAATAAATGCTCAACAGTTCCCATATTTCTTGCAGATTTTGTGTGTTATAACttattataacttataataaaaGTAAGATGGTACTCAAGATTTACTTATCTCCATATGCTTTACCATAGATGTGATATGATATCCAATTTAGGTAATATATATCTTACATAAATGCTACAAAGATTGAGGAATAGGGTTTTAACACTTTCAATTCCATGGTCTTCCCAAGGCAATTAGGAATATGAAACCTGAATATCTATGCTGATATCAATTGACTGACaatgaaattattaattcaacattcaaaattattaaaactcTACATTTAGACATTCTGGACCCAAAACTGATCAGTTTGCCACAAAAGTTCCTACATTAGACTGCAATAAACAATTCCCATCATACATAGTGTAGATTCCATGCATATCTTCCTCACAACTTACCAAATCACAACCTCTTCGGAAATCAAAGCCATAAAGAACACATAAATGATGGTAAAATTTATAAGCATAGAGCAAAAGTTTACTACAATTGATGACAAGATACAGTGAACAATTGTTTCAACAAAGTAAATCCACAATTTTATCAGATGTTGATGGTCCATTTACATAGAAAAGACCACAAAATAGCCTTGCAGCAGAATTTAAGATCTATGATGGAAAAGACTGAAAGTACACCTTCTTTTTGCATTCGCCGACTTAGCTGACCTCTGGCAGACAATGGCTCACCACTATCAAAAACATCACTATCCTCTGTACTTGCTTCATTATCTGTCCAATCAGGAGGAGAGTGCCATCTTACAAAATCCTCCAAAATACATCCAGGATTTGCAGCCTAAAATATGATAACAAACAAAACTAACTCAGACAGAACATTAGGCACATTCAACATAGTAAGAAGCATTCACAATATCAGTAAGAGAAGTTCCCTTCAAGGGAGCCCCTTACCTTGAAAGCCTGCATATCTGAGAGCAATTGAGAGCACCCAGCACCAACACTGACCATAAAAGGTAACTCAGTAATAAGAAAATTCCTAAATGATGCTAACTATAAGCTATTACATAATTGATGCACATCTGCAATTAAAGAAAGCTAgcatttacaaattatttacataaGAAACAGATATATGATCATAAATGTATTACAAAATAGCATTCTGTGAATGTTTGTTGATCAACTAGTTCATCAATGCATATTCtagaaattagttaaaaaaaaaagaccaaagACATAGGTCataggttcagaatcaagactCACAGACCCTGGTCGTGGGAGTTCATAGTCTAGATATGAGTCAATAGGTCATAATCATAGGTTTAGATCAtgcaaaacaattaaaaaaggcATACAGGAACACATCTAACAAGCAATGAAGAGCCCAAGAAGCAAGACGACcttgattattttaataaagaagtTCATTATATGAAAGAGTCAATTGGGATTCATATGCTATATATAAGGAAAACGGAAAGTGCATTTAGATTTAAGATAACAGATTGTGTCATGGATGAATCTCAGTTAGCATACAGACCTCCCTGTCCGCAGCACAAACTCCTCTGTTTCCCTGATTAGATCTTCTGTAAGCAAAGGTCCTTCCTACATGAAACAGTCCCAAAGTTCTCAAGTACAAGagtatttttaaatagtgattatacagaaaaaaaaatatttatcaaaccTGAGTGATTGGAGAATACACAGGCTCGCCAGTTTCCAACAATGTCATATCTCCAGCAGGATGATCAGCACCAAGTCGAAGAACAAGCTCCCCACTATTCAATCTAGCATATAGAACAGGGCTTGCAGAAGCTTCAGCGCTACAATCAGTTGATTCTTTTATGTCTGAATTAGCTTGCATCATCATAGAGTCTAAAGATTCAGTGGCAATAATACGGAACCTTTTCCGAGAGATGCAGCAATTAATTACTTGAAATTGTTGATATAGAAGACATGACTTCAGATCAGGAATCTCATCCTGGGGGACTCCTGGTAAGTATTGTTCCTCGAACCAAAGTTTCCTTAGCTGTATCAgtaaaataactaattaagtttaaaaatattcttcttcAGCTGGTAATTAAGGAAAAGTAAGATTAGTGATTCTAGTTAAGTTCAAGTTACAGATCCTAAACCAGAAGAAGTTTggatatgatttttttcttttttcttttgtagacAAACAGATTTGAGGAGGAAAAGAAAGGCAAACAACTTTACAGTACACGAGGGATTCGGTTGTTTTGG
Proteins encoded in this window:
- the LOC114384877 gene encoding uncharacterized protein LOC114384877 isoform X2, yielding MEEEQQTFVSKARTAFHSAAAKAERVLLDFKSDRDHDKQSSPNTFTGQQPEAESPHTDENDSKLHSESKHIKWRPPHLGIKQDWQDKIKNIRRGRKEVEDTDKVGDASMAIPFYDDNLYLLNVKNDLEAKASEAMPSVEGLTAATKDPIPPSSVLKQLAIAVEAGSKAKSMKDVIASPGGSSPARERAGLSLSAVKALVLREKEDKLTSEFTSNEKVVQLINSLFDPEGDFLRRKIDSNLEETAMTSLPRDIHGAPPESLVVKLAEILGNYKTLRKMALFWCRVVAELRKLWFEEQYLPGVPQDEIPDLKSCLLYQQFQVINCCISRKRFRIIATESLDSMMMQANSDIKESTDCSAEASASPVLYARLNSGELVLRLGADHPAGDMTLLETGEPVYSPITQEGPLLTEDLIRETEEFVLRTGSVGAGCSQLLSDMQAFKAANPGCILEDFVRWHSPPDWTDNEASTEDSDVFDSGEPLSARGQLSRRMQKEGNLWRELWETSKPVPAVKQAPLFDEDLAVEGILNAFEEMHPSDLFGQLFVSLLGLGFGIAEPMLSGNSDFSKLFYDCKEYIITACQNNKLNEKVDGLVQVYETVEKMLLNPEEALKMIKQTEESTTVTGEPRSPFKRLSLIFGGKDKLLRKSVSKDQTNDEEKSGRQSFSSFFDSKSSLFGKKPPKSGSPSPSEKSSIDTGWPVV
- the LOC114384878 gene encoding uncharacterized protein LOC114384878 — translated: MGCLHLQPSLLPFPLHAKFKPQLHHMRHTTKLFWLTTHQPPRGQHLPSASPLSTKALPHLVVVAPAQSGDLSTLLPISAVLLSAYFIANFVVPGFFTNSFGYDKSSNEEQKVDDVNAIEDE
- the LOC114384877 gene encoding uncharacterized protein LOC114384877 isoform X1, which produces MEEEQQTFVSKARTAFHSAAAKAERVLLDFKSDREDHDKQSSPNTFTGQQPEAESPHTDENDSKLHSESKHIKWRPPHLGIKQDWQDKIKNIRRGRKEVEDTDKVGDASMAIPFYDDNLYLLNVKNDLEAKASEAMPSVEGLTAATKDPIPPSSVLKQLAIAVEAGSKAKSMKDVIASPGGSSPARERAGLSLSAVKALVLREKEDKLTSEFTSNEKVVQLINSLFDPEGDFLRRKIDSNLEETAMTSLPRDIHGAPPESLVVKLAEILGNYKTLRKMALFWCRVVAELRKLWFEEQYLPGVPQDEIPDLKSCLLYQQFQVINCCISRKRFRIIATESLDSMMMQANSDIKESTDCSAEASASPVLYARLNSGELVLRLGADHPAGDMTLLETGEPVYSPITQEGPLLTEDLIRETEEFVLRTGSVGAGCSQLLSDMQAFKAANPGCILEDFVRWHSPPDWTDNEASTEDSDVFDSGEPLSARGQLSRRMQKEGNLWRELWETSKPVPAVKQAPLFDEDLAVEGILNAFEEMHPSDLFGQLFVSLLGLGFGIAEPMLSGNSDFSKLFYDCKEYIITACQNNKLNEKVDGLVQVYETVEKMLLNPEEALKMIKQTEESTTVTGEPRSPFKRLSLIFGGKDKLLRKSVSKDQTNDEEKSGRQSFSSFFDSKSSLFGKKPPKSGSPSPSEKSSIDTGWPVV
- the LOC114384877 gene encoding uncharacterized protein LOC114384877 isoform X3, which gives rise to MEEEQQTFVSKARTAFHSAAAKAERVLLDFKSDREDHDKQSSPNTFTGQQPEAESPHTDENDSKLHSESKHIKWRPPHLGIKQDWQDKIKNIRRGRKEVEDTDKVGDASMAIPFYDDNLYLLNVKNDLEAKASEAMPSVEGLTAATKDPIPPSSVLKQLAIAVEAGSKAKSMKDVIASPGGSSPARERAGLSLSAVKALVLREKEDKLTSEFTSNEKVVQLINSLFDPEGDFLRRKIDSNLEETAMTSLPRDIHGAPPESLVVKLAEILGNYKTLRKMALFWCRVVAELRKLWFEEQYLPGVPQDEIPDLKSCLLYQQFQVINCCISRKSAEASASPVLYARLNSGELVLRLGADHPAGDMTLLETGEPVYSPITQEGPLLTEDLIRETEEFVLRTGSVGAGCSQLLSDMQAFKAANPGCILEDFVRWHSPPDWTDNEASTEDSDVFDSGEPLSARGQLSRRMQKEGNLWRELWETSKPVPAVKQAPLFDEDLAVEGILNAFEEMHPSDLFGQLFVSLLGLGFGIAEPMLSGNSDFSKLFYDCKEYIITACQNNKLNEKVDGLVQVYETVEKMLLNPEEALKMIKQTEESTTVTGEPRSPFKRLSLIFGGKDKLLRKSVSKDQTNDEEKSGRQSFSSFFDSKSSLFGKKPPKSGSPSPSEKSSIDTGWPVV